A genomic segment from Nicotiana sylvestris chromosome 1, ASM39365v2, whole genome shotgun sequence encodes:
- the LOC104234516 gene encoding uncharacterized protein — protein sequence MCENSENQMDMEIPDAAELEWLEANTSYPDDDVDDDLDFEDDFPQQPPSPPSEPGSELIPSQPDPKPTLPLPPIPSLPKHQSQIRGKKRFLPDDINEVVITEEKRSRVERLKENKDDEDWLRYSPPKQPEEEEPVALVEQEEKILAKYALEIDGDCVPVTGLDGERVYAKICRAENERVKKLEVKARDSIGLIQESVRVLMQRVEHDQFTKALEASSEDLNEANLPIGTVVNEQLWVDKYAPSSFTELLSDEQTNRQVLMWLKQWDSCVFGVEIKSTTDDVLSSLKRHSSVIQHPRRSSRSSFGNTREPRIDNERAHNDLHTENNDSNGIKDLWDKKHRQGGPPEQKILLLCGPPGLGKTTLAHVAAQHCGYRVVEINASDDRSSSSIEAKIHDVVQINSVNADSKPKCLVIDEIDGALNDGKGAVEVILKLVSAEKKLGASKENEPDGGNAGQKSSKKRHQKASLLRPVICICNDLYAPALRPLRQVAKVHVFVQPTVSRVVNRLKYICNKEGVKTSSIALTALAEYTECDIRSCLNTLQFLNKKKETLNVLELSSQVVGRKDVARSAFDIWKEILQKRKVKQAKKSLNFFSSMSNDFETLHSLISHRGDYDLILDGIHENILQLHYTDPVMQKTVKCSDILGCSDIFHQYTMRTQHLSLQVYQPPLAISIHSLIAQIGKPNIEWPKSFQRYRTMSIEKKEILHSWKNKISPCISRHLSTKSFVEDLISPFLHILSPPTLKPVALHLLSEKEKTDLAQLVNIMVSYATTYKNIKSHPSLGMQYGASDASMLSLDPPVGEFMNFKGYNSCHLVLASAVKLVLVHEVEKQKILQGSINLHSPLTGVESQDVLRCGNSSTPSKASASLDKTIHFRDPSRQKQYDLPSASSQNKRSSGGTAVSGKMCLPEGKKKPFVDSRSFFDRFRKPSGKATQDMNGAKPGPKSERDSRPLLFKFNEGYTNAVKRPVRIREFLQ from the exons ATGTGTGAAAATTCGGAGAATCAAATGGATATGGAGATTCCAGATGCAGCTGAGCTCGAATGGCTTGAAGCCAACACCTCTTACCCTGACGACGACGTCGATGATGACCTCGATTTCGAAGATGATTTTCCTCAACAACCTCCGTCCCCACCTTCAGAACCCGGATCCGAGCTAATTCCATCCCAACCCGACCCGAAACCAACTCTCCCACTTCCGCCAATACCCTCACTACCAAAACACCAATCTCAGATACGTGGTAAGAAACGGTTCCTGCCCGATGATATTAATGAAGTAGTCATTACAGAGGAGAAGAGGAGTAGAGTTGAGAGATTGAAGGAAAATAAGGATGATGAGGATTGGCTTCGGTATTCGCCTCCGAAGCAACCTGAGGAGGAGGAACCAGTGGCGCTGGTGGAACAGGAAGAGAAGATTTTGGCGAAGTACGCTTTGGAGATTGACGGGGATTGCGTACCCGTGACCGGTTTGGATGGTGAGAGGGTTTATGCTAAGATATGTAGAGCTGAAAATGAAAGGGTTAAGAAATTGGAGGTTAAGGCCCGTGATTCTATTG GTCTTATTCAGGAATCTGTCAGGGTCCTAATGCAAAGAGTGGAACACGACCAATTCACAAAG GCCCTGGAAGCTAGTTCTGAAGATCTAAACGAAGCAAATCTCCCAATAGGAACTGTGGTGAATGAGCAACTTTGGGTGGATAAATATGCTCCTAGTTCATTTACAGAGCTTCTCAGTGATGAGCAAACAAATCGTCAG GTACTAATGTGGTTGAAGCAATGGGATTCCTGTGTTTTTGGGGTTGAAATTAAAAGTACTACAGATGATGTCTTGTCTTCTTTGAAACGGCATTCGTCGGTTATTCAACATCCAAGGCGTTCTTCTAGGAGTTCTTTTGGAAATACCAGAGAACCCAGAATAGACAATGAGAGAGCTCATAATGATTTGCATACAGAGAATAATGATTCGAATGGAATTAAGGACCTTTGGGACAAGAAGCACAGACAAGGCGGTCCTCCAGAACAAAAG ATACTTTTGCTTTGCGGTCCTCCTGGGCTTGGGAAAACAACACTTGCACATGTTGCTGCTCAGCATTGTGGGTATCGAGTGGTTGAG ATTAATGCAAGTGATGATCGATCATCCTCCAGTATTGAAGCTAAAATACATGATGTTGTTCAAATAAACTCTGTAAATGCTGATTCAAAGCCCAAATGTTTG GTTATTGATGAAATAGATGGGGCTCTTAATGATGGAAAGGGAGCTGTAGAGGTCATACTAAAATTG GTATCTGCTGAAAAAAAATTGGGTGCTAGCAAAGAAAATGAACCTGATGGAGGAAATGCTGGGCAGAAGTCATCAAAAAAGAGGCACCAAAAAGCATCTTTGCTAAGACCT GTTATTTGCATTTGTAATGACCTTTATGCTCCTGCCTTAAGGCCTTTGCGTCAGGTAGCAAA GGTTCATGTATTTGTCCAACCAACTGTAAGTCGTGTTGTTAACAG GCTCAAATATATATGTAACAAAGAAGGAGTGAAGACAAGCTCCATCGCTCTTACTGCTCTAGCAGAGTATACCG AATGTGACATAAGATCGTGCCTGAACACCCTTCAGTTTCTTAACAAGAAGAAGGAGACTCTTAATGTG TTGGAGCTCAGTTCTCAAGTTGTTGGACGGAAGGATGTAGCAAGAAGTGCTTTTGATATTTGGAAAGAA atTTTGCAAAAGAGGAAAGTAAAGCAAGCAAAGAAATCTTTAAATTTCTTCAGCAGTATGTCGAATGACTTTGAGACACTGCACTCTCTAATATCTCATCG TGGTGACTATGACTTAATTTTGGACGGGATCCATGAGAATATTTTGCAACTCCATTATACGGACCCTGTGATGCAAAAGACA GTCAAATGCTCAGATATTCTTGGTTGCTCTGATATATTTCATCAATACACGATGCGCACTCAACATCTCTCCCTTCAAG TTTATCAGCCTCCTCTTGCAATATCTATACATAGTCTCATAGCTCAAATTGGAAAACCAAATATTGAATGGCCTAAGTCTTTCCAAAG ATATCGAACAATGTCAATAGAAAAGAAGGAAATCTTACATTCATGGAAGAACAAGATATCACCATGCATCTCTAGGCATCTGTCAACTAAATCCTTTGTGGAAGACTTGATTTCTCCATTCCTACATATACTGTCCCCACCAACCCTGAAACCG GTAGCATTGCATTTACTCTCAGAGAAAGAAAAAACTGATCTGGCTCAGTTAGTAAATATAATGGTTTCCTATGCCACGACATACAAGAACATAAAATCTCATCCTTCACTGGGTATGCAATATGGTGCTTCAGACGCATCAATGCTTTCGTTGGATCCCCCAGTTGGTGAATTTATGAACTTCAAG ggttacaATTCCTGTCATCTTGTTCTGGCATCGGCTGTGAAACTGGTCTTGGTACATGAG GTGGAAAAGCAAAAAATTTTGCAAGGAAGTATCAACCTTCACTCACCACTCACAGGTGTGGAAAGTCAGGACGTTTTGAGGTGCGGGAATAGCAGTACACCGTCTAAAGCATCAGCTTCTTTGGATAAAACAATACATTTCAGAGACCCCTCTAGGCAAAAGCAATATGACTTGCCTAGCGCTTCTAGTCAGAATAAACGATCTAGTGGAGGTACCGCAGTTAGCGGAAAAATGTGCTTGCCTGAAGGAAAGAAGAAACCTTTTGTCGATTCTCGTTCCTTTTTTGACAG GTTTAGGAAGCCAAGTGGCAAAGCTACTCAAGATATGAATGGTGCTAAACCTGGACCAAAATCGGAGAGGGATTCACGGCCTTTGCTTTTTAAATTTAACGAG GGGTACACCAATGCAGTCAAGAGACCAGTAAGAATTCGCGAATTTCTTCAGTGA